A genomic stretch from Theobroma cacao cultivar B97-61/B2 chromosome 4, Criollo_cocoa_genome_V2, whole genome shotgun sequence includes:
- the LOC18603763 gene encoding probable beta-D-xylosidase 5: MLGLDMDEFAYCDKSLPYHVRAKDLLDRMTLVEKADQMGHGTSVGIPRIGLPPYNWWSEALHGVSNTGPGTHFDSVVPGATSFPTVILTAAAFNQTLWKTIGKVVSTEARAMYNLGRAGLTFWSPNINVVRDPRWGRTLETPGEDPFVVGLYAVNYVRGLQDIEGQDNTSDPNSRPLKVSACCKHFAAYDVENYLGLDRLHFNAKVAEQDMMETFNLPFEMCVKDGDVSSVMCSYNRVNNIPTCADSYLLKKLVREDWNLHGYIVSDCDSIAEIVKSHKWLDDSWEDATAHVLKAGMDLDCGDSYKYLPSAVSQGKVGEADMDKSLNYLYVVLMRLGFFDGIPALASLGKKDICSEENIELAAEAARQGIVLLKNDNETLPLDATEINNLALIGPHANATDAMIGNYAGIPCKIISPLEGFSAIGEEGVSGFAGVNYQMGCAEMKCQNDSMINSAVQAAKKADATLLFVGLDLSIEAEWVDKEDLLLPGYQTQLVTEVAEASKGPVILVIMSATAVDISFAKINPKIKSILWAGYPGEQGGRAIADVVFGNYNPGGRLPLTWYEASYVDNLPMTSMALRPVGDYPGRTYKFFNGSTVYPFGYGLSYTNFTYERKSEEMSIDIKLNRLQHCHNLTYLDENYQQDCPSVSIADLPCEDEIAFDITVQNAGQRDGSDVLMVYSIPPKEINGTHIKQLVGFERVYLKAKESKKVNFGLNACQSLNIVDVSGYRLLASGLHKIVVGDTALQIPVQVNYNR; the protein is encoded by the exons ATGCTTGGGTTGGATATGGATGAATTTGCATATTGTGATAAATCTCTCCCATATCATGTCAGGGCCAAGGACTTGCTGGATCGTATGACCTTGGTTGAGAAGGCCGACCAAATGGGACACGGCACCAGTGTTGGTATCCCAAGGATTGGATTACCACCATACAATTGGTGGTCCGAGGCACTACATGGCGTCTCTAATACTGGACCCGGCACTCACTTTGACTCGGTTGTTCCTGGTGCAACAAGTTTTCCAACTGTCATTCTCACCGCCGCAGCCTTCAATCAGACACTTTGGAAAACTATTGGCaag GTTGTTTCAACCGAAGCAAGAGCAATGTATAATCTAGGACGAGCAGGATTAACATTTTGGAGTCCTAACATCAATGTAGTGAGAGATCCTAGATGGGGAAGAACTCTGGAGACACCAGGCGAAGATCCTTTCGTTGTTGGACTGTATGCAGTTAACTATGTAAGAGGGTTGCAAGATATTGAAGGACAAGACAACACTAGTGATCCTAATTCTAGACCTCTCAAAGTTTCTGCATGCTGTAAGCATTTCGCTGCTTATGATGTTGAAAATTATCTTGGTCTCGACCGACTCCATTTTAATGCAAAG gTGGCTGAACAAGATATGATGGAGACTTTTAATTTACCCTTTGAGATGTGTGTCAAAGATGGTGATGTTAGCAGTGTTATGTGCTCTTATAATCGTGTCAATAACATTCCAACTTGTGCTGATTCTtatcttttgaaaaaattagtTAGAGAAGACTGGAATTTACATGG gtATATAGTATCAGACTGTGATTCTATTGCAGAAATCGTGAAAAGTCATAAATGGCTTGATGACTCATGGGAAGATGCTACAGCTCATGTGCTAAAAGCAG GTATGGATTTGGATTGTGGAGATTCCTACAAGTATCTTCCAAGCGCAGTGAGTCAAGGAAAAGTTGGAGAGGCTGATATGGATAAGTCACTCAACTACCTTTATGTAGTACTCATGAGACTAGGGTTTTTTGATGGAATTCCGGCGTTGGCATCACTTGGCAAAAAGGACATATGTTCAGAAGAAAATATTGAATTGGCAGCTGAAGCAGCTCGACAAGGGATTGTGCTTCTTAAGAATGATAATGAAACTTTGCCATTAGACGCTACAGAGATTAATAACCTAGCACTCATCGGGCCACATGCCAATGCGACTGATGCAATGATTGGGAATTATGCAG GTATTCCATGCAAAATCATTTCTCCACTTGAGGGTTTTTCTGCAATTGGAGAAGAGGGTGTTTCTGGATTTGCAGGAGTGAATTATCAAATGGGATGTGCTGAAATGAAATGCCAGAACGATAGCATGATAAACTCTGCCGTCCAAGCCGCAAAAAAGGCGGATGCTACTTTACTTTTTGTAGGGTTAGATTTGTCTATTGAGGCTGAATGGGTTGATAAAGAAGATCTTCTCCTTCCTGGTTATCAAACTCAGCTAGTCACTGAAGTTGCTGAAGCTTCCAAAGGTCCAGTTATTCTTGTCATCATGTCTGCCACTGCAGTAGATATTTCCTTTGCTAAAATCAACCCCAAAATAAAATCCATTTTATGGGCTGGATATCCTGGTGAACAAGGTGGTCGTGCTATTGCTGATGTTGTTTTCGGAAACTACAATCCTG GAGGAAGATTGCCACTCACATGGTACGAGGCTAGCTATGTTGATAATCTGCCAATGACATCCATGGCTTTAAGGCCAGTTGGTGACTATCCTGGAAGAACGTACAAGTTCTTCAATGGCTCAACAGTATATCCTTTTGGTTATGGATTAAGTTATACAAACTTCACATACGAGCGTAAATCTGAAGAAATGTCTATCGATATAAAATTGAACAGACTTCAACATTGTCACAACTTAACTTATTTGGATGAAAATTATCAACAAGATTGTCCTTCAGTTTCAATTGCTGATTTACCGTGTGAGGATGAAATTGCGTTTGACATCACGGTACAAAATGCGGGGCAAAGGGATGGAAGTGATGTTCTTATGGTGTACTCAATTCCACCGAAAGAAATCAATGGAACTCATATCAAGCAACTGGTCGGATTTGAAAGGGTttatttaaaagcaaaagagagCAAGAAGGTGAACTTTGGGCTTAATGCTTGTCAAAGCTTGAACATTGTTGATGTGTCAGGTTATAGGCTTTTGGCATCTGGTTTGCATAAAATTGTGGTGGGAGATACTGCACTACAAATTCCAGTGCAAGTCAATTATAACCGGTAG
- the LOC18603764 gene encoding probable sugar phosphate/phosphate translocator At1g48230, which translates to MINKPLVLTYFYLLIYILLSSGVILYNKWVLSPKYFNFPLPITLTMIHMAFSGLVAFFLIRVFKVVAPVKMTFEIYATCVIPISAFFASSLWFGNTAYLHISVAFIQMLKALMPVATFSMGVMCGTDKPRCDVFLNMVLVSVGVVISSYGEIHFNIVGTVYQVTGIFAEALRLVLTQVLLQKKGLTLNPITSLYYIAPCSFVFLFVPWCLLEKPRMAVSQIQFNFWIFFSNALCALALNLSTFLVIGRTGAVTIRVAGVLKDWILIALSTVIFPESTITGLNIIGYAIALCGVVMYNYIKVKDGRAPQLPSDSIPERITKDWKFEKKSSDIFTPNSGSNSNGGNLDASELNDEEAPLLSSRLSHVGRSQLSNHTA; encoded by the exons ATGATAAACAAGCCGCTTGTATTGACTTATTTCTACCTATTGATCTACATTTTGCTTTCTTCCGGAGTTATATTGTACAACAAG TGGGTTCTGTCTCCTAAATACTTCAATTTTCCATTGCCTATAACGTTGACAATGATTCACATGGCTTTCTCCGGACTGGTTGCATTTTTTCTTATCCGTGTTTTCAAG GTTGTAGCTCCTGTCAAAATGACATTTGAAAT ATATGCAACATGTGTAATACCTATAAGTGCCTTCTTTGCATCAAGTCTTTG GTTTGGTAACACTGCCTATTTGCATATATCTGTGGCTTTTATCCAGATGCTCAAAGCTCTAA TGCCAGTGGCAACATTTTCCATGGGTGTTATGTGTGGCACTGACAAACCAAGGTGCGATGTGTTCTTAAACATGGTGCTGGTCAGCGTTGGAGTTGTCATTTCCTCATATGGGGAAATACATTTTAATATAGTTGGCACAGTTTATCAGGTTACGGGCATCTTTGCAGAAGCTCTTAGGCTGGTCTTAACTCAAGTCCTCCTGCAAAAGAAGGGCTTGACTCTAAATCCTATTACCAGCTTATACTACATTGCACCATGCAG TTTCGTATTTCTTTTTGTGCCTTGGTGTTTACTGGAGAAGCCTAGGATGGCAGTTTCACAGATACAGTTCAATTTCTGGATCTTCTTCTCCAATGCTCTTTGTGCTCTGGCTCTGAACTTGTCCACATTCTTAGTAATTGGAAGAACTGGAGCTGTCACCATCAGGGTTGCTGGTGTTCTAAAAGACTGGATACTGATTGCCCTTTCGACTGTTATTTTTCCAGAGTCTACCATAACTGGGCTAAATATAATTGGTTATGCAATCG CTCTCTGTGGTGTTGTCATGTATAACTACATAAAGGTTAAGGATGGTCGTGCTCCTCAGCTACCTTCTGATAGTATTCCAGAGAGAATCACAAAG GATTGGAAGTTTGAGAAGAAGTCATCAGACATATTCACCCCGAATAGCGGTAGTAATAGCAATGGAGGGAACTTGGATGCCTCTGAATTGAATGATGAAGAAGCGCCCCTGCTTTCGTCAAGGCTATCTCATGTCGGGCGTTCACAACTCAGCAACCATACGGCATGA
- the LOC18603765 gene encoding novel plant SNARE 13 has protein sequence MATTELQMSPQLEQIHGEIRDNFRALANGFQRLDKIKDSNRQSKQLEELTAKMRECKRLIKEFDREIKDEESRNPPEVNKQLNDEKQSMIKELNSYVALRKTYMNTLGNKKIELFDLGAGVSEPTADENVKVASSMSNQELVDHGMKTMDETDQAIERSKKVVEQTIEVGTQTAVTLKGQSEQMGRIVNELDTIQFSIKKASQLVKEIGRQVATDKCIMLFLFLIVCGVIAIIVVKIVNPSNKDIRDIPGLAPPAPSRRLLYLRESQ, from the exons ATGGCCACCACGGAGTTGCAGATGAGCCCTCAGTTGGAGCAGATCCATGGTGAAATTCGCGATAATTTCCGTGCTCTTGC AAATGGCTTCCAGAGGCTGGATAAGATCAAAGATTCCAATAGGCAAAGCAAACAGCTGGAAGAACTTACTGCCAAGATGAGGGAATGTAAAAG ATTAATCAAGGAGTTTGATCGTGAAATTAAGGATGAGGAAAGCAGAAATCCTCCTGAAGTAAATAAGCAACTCAATGATGAGAAACAATCTATG ATCAAAGAACTGAATTCCTATGTGGCATTGAGGAAAAC ATACATGAATACCCTtggaaacaagaaaattgaaCTCTTTGATCTGGGAGCTGGAGTCAGTGAACCTACAGCAGATGAAAATGTTAAAGTGGCATCAT CAATGTCAAATCAAGAGCTTGTTGATCATGGGATGAAGACAATGGATGAAACGGATCAGGCCATTGAACGCTCAAAAAAG GTTGTTGAACAAACAATTGAAGTTGGAACTCAAACTGCTGTTACTCTAAAGGGCCAA TCTGAGCAAATGGGCCGGATTGTAAATGAGCTGGATACAATTCAGTTCTCAATTAAGAAGGCATCCCAGCTGGTGAAGGAGATTGGTAGGCAG GTGGCCACTGATAAATGCATCATGCTATTTCTATTTCTTATCGTTTGCGGTGTTATAGCCATCATTGTTGTGAAG ATTGTGAATCCGAGCAACAAAGATATCAGAGACATTCCAGGATTGGCACCTCCAGCACCTTCAAGGAGATTGTTATATCTAAGGGAGTCGCAATAA